A single window of Bacillus mesophilus DNA harbors:
- a CDS encoding phytoene desaturase family protein — MKNKNVLVIGGGLGGLSAAISLAQAGYDVSLYEKNDHIGGKLNRLDQDGFGFDLGPSILTMPQIFEKLFAASGKSMKDYVQIEKLDHQWRSFFPDGNIIDLYEDLKEMQEKNPSLSEKDMSEYQDLLNYSKRIYDMTDKTYFQHGVDRTREIMKHTGLFSAIKNFDLFSTVHGAIDRRISNDQFRDMLSYFIKYVGSSPYDAPAVLNMMIYMQHDQGVWYVPGGLNKLADGLVKLANEVGVQFHLGKTIIKLEKKNGEITGAVLEDGTKLTADYFVSNMEVIPVYERLLEEDSRYVNKLKKKFEPASSGLVMHLGVKKSYPQLRHHNFFFAENMKQQMQSIFHRHELPEDPVIYLVNVNKTDPAQAPEGHENIKVLPHIPYIRDEKPFTQQDYEQFAERVLIKLEKMGLHDLRENIVTKDLWTPEDIRRMYGSDRGAIYGTVSDRNKNKGFKHPKQSERYDNLYFVGGTVNPGGGMPMVTLSGQLVSEKIVQRDSLHA; from the coding sequence ATGAAAAATAAAAACGTACTAGTGATTGGTGGAGGACTTGGTGGACTGTCGGCTGCGATTTCACTTGCGCAGGCCGGATACGATGTCTCTTTATATGAAAAAAATGATCATATTGGAGGAAAGCTGAACCGACTAGATCAGGATGGTTTCGGTTTTGATTTGGGCCCATCCATCCTCACGATGCCTCAAATTTTTGAAAAATTGTTTGCTGCAAGTGGGAAATCCATGAAGGACTATGTCCAGATTGAAAAGTTAGATCACCAATGGCGCTCCTTTTTCCCGGATGGAAATATCATAGACTTATATGAAGATCTGAAGGAGATGCAAGAAAAGAACCCATCCCTGAGTGAAAAGGATATGAGTGAATATCAGGATCTACTTAATTATTCGAAAAGAATTTATGATATGACGGATAAAACCTATTTTCAGCATGGCGTTGATCGAACGAGAGAAATCATGAAACATACGGGCCTGTTCTCTGCTATAAAGAACTTTGATCTGTTTTCTACCGTTCATGGAGCGATTGATAGACGGATCAGTAATGACCAGTTCCGTGATATGCTTTCGTACTTTATCAAGTACGTGGGTTCGTCCCCTTACGATGCACCTGCCGTCTTGAACATGATGATCTACATGCAGCATGATCAAGGTGTATGGTATGTACCCGGCGGTTTGAATAAACTGGCGGACGGCTTGGTGAAGCTTGCTAACGAAGTGGGTGTCCAGTTCCACCTGGGCAAGACAATTATTAAGCTTGAAAAAAAGAACGGCGAAATTACAGGAGCTGTCTTGGAAGACGGAACAAAGCTAACAGCAGATTACTTTGTTTCTAATATGGAAGTGATCCCGGTTTACGAACGATTACTGGAGGAAGACAGCCGTTATGTGAACAAATTAAAGAAGAAATTCGAACCAGCTAGCTCTGGTCTCGTCATGCATTTGGGCGTGAAAAAGAGCTATCCACAGCTGCGCCATCATAATTTCTTTTTCGCAGAAAATATGAAGCAGCAAATGCAATCTATCTTCCATCGTCATGAACTGCCGGAAGATCCAGTTATTTATTTGGTCAACGTTAATAAAACAGATCCAGCGCAGGCTCCAGAAGGACATGAAAACATAAAAGTACTGCCACATATTCCATATATTCGGGACGAGAAACCGTTCACGCAGCAGGACTATGAACAATTCGCTGAGCGGGTCCTCATCAAATTAGAAAAAATGGGATTACACGATTTACGGGAGAATATCGTGACAAAGGATTTATGGACACCGGAGGATATAAGAAGGATGTATGGCTCCGACCGAGGTGCCATCTATGGAACAGTGTCAGACCGTAATAAAAATAAAGGATTCAAGCATCCGAAACAAAGTGAACGCTATGACAATCTATATTTTGTCGGTGGAACCGTAAACCCGGGCGGCGGAATGCCGATGGTCACCTTAAGCGGCCAGCTCGTAAGTGAGAAAATCGTTCAGAGGGATTCATTACATGCATGA
- a CDS encoding alpha/beta hydrolase, which yields MFTVMIAKLLRLLPNEAKKTPMLPFQQVKMKKDVVVETSVQPTNISLYYPLEAQQKNLPVYINFHGGAFIMHEKEMDDPYCRYLANQAECVVVNVDYAKAPEYPFPKPIEQGYDILQWIKRRADELNINAEKMMVGGQSSGANIAAALCLFLEEKGESQPLLQVLSCPMLDFATPHANKPEPDKWRARYPQVAHFLNMCYVPDNGQAEHPLASPVRAEVSGTLASALILIAEHDAFRPEAESYSQKLKAAGVNVQEEIFRDCKHAFTHLGPKERAEEAWKLVASKIREVAESNGS from the coding sequence ATGTTCACTGTTATGATTGCAAAATTACTGCGTCTCCTTCCTAATGAAGCAAAAAAGACACCTATGCTTCCTTTTCAGCAAGTGAAAATGAAAAAAGATGTGGTAGTTGAAACATCTGTTCAACCTACTAATATTTCATTGTACTATCCCTTGGAAGCACAACAAAAAAATTTACCTGTCTATATTAATTTTCATGGTGGAGCGTTCATCATGCATGAAAAAGAGATGGATGATCCTTATTGCCGCTACCTGGCCAATCAGGCAGAATGTGTAGTGGTTAATGTCGATTATGCGAAAGCACCAGAGTACCCTTTTCCCAAGCCGATTGAACAGGGTTATGACATTCTGCAATGGATCAAGAGAAGAGCCGATGAGTTGAATATTAATGCGGAAAAAATGATGGTTGGCGGACAGAGTTCAGGGGCAAATATAGCAGCAGCCCTCTGTCTCTTCTTAGAAGAGAAAGGGGAAAGTCAGCCACTGCTCCAAGTGCTGTCCTGCCCGATGCTGGATTTCGCTACTCCTCATGCCAATAAACCCGAACCGGATAAGTGGCGTGCCCGATATCCTCAAGTCGCACATTTTTTGAACATGTGCTACGTACCTGACAATGGACAAGCGGAGCATCCTCTCGCTTCCCCTGTTCGTGCTGAGGTGAGTGGCACCTTAGCTTCTGCCCTTATTCTCATAGCGGAGCACGATGCATTCAGGCCGGAAGCCGAAAGTTATTCTCAAAAATTAAAAGCAGCTGGGGTAAACGTTCAAGAAGAGATCTTCAGAGACTGTAAACATGCTTTTACCCATCTAGGCCCAAAAGAAAGAGCAGAAGAGGCGTGGAAACTAGTCGCATCGAAAATCAGAGAAGTGGCAGAATCCAATGGAAGTTGA
- a CDS encoding MerR family transcriptional regulator encodes MNIEKPLHFIQQVSEITGLSKLVIRKWEERYQIVIPERLENGYRVYTEADVNKILSVKGLTEQGYSVKQAVLLIDKIEPKPEPTPVIPAGQTKSQPQATNDYVIELIKEGTGCHEAGMNYIFQQAYHEKGLEYFIHSVAFPFLLEMGNRWETGEWEEYQEAIASMTLRDFLIELRRNFIVRKEAPTLLGACLPHEKHEIPVMLILLQAMVKGWKTVLIGATPAQGSIENTVQKLLPDRVVLSATTTTPFEQDPDALFKLDQFAGTCEKTDFYLGGPGAIEYMSKSKRKLEFIHLSQSLNHMLEIK; translated from the coding sequence ATGAATATAGAAAAACCTTTACATTTCATTCAGCAAGTTTCTGAAATAACAGGTTTGTCCAAGCTCGTCATTCGGAAATGGGAGGAACGGTATCAAATTGTCATTCCTGAGCGACTTGAAAATGGATACAGAGTCTACACAGAAGCTGATGTAAACAAAATCCTTTCTGTAAAAGGGTTAACAGAACAAGGGTACTCGGTGAAGCAGGCTGTCTTACTGATTGACAAAATTGAACCTAAACCAGAACCAACACCGGTAATTCCTGCTGGACAAACGAAGTCACAACCTCAAGCGACTAATGATTATGTAATCGAACTAATAAAGGAAGGCACGGGTTGTCATGAAGCCGGGATGAACTATATTTTTCAACAGGCTTATCATGAGAAAGGACTAGAGTATTTTATCCATTCAGTTGCCTTTCCTTTTTTACTTGAGATGGGAAACAGGTGGGAAACAGGAGAATGGGAGGAGTATCAGGAAGCCATCGCGAGTATGACGTTGAGAGATTTTCTGATTGAACTTCGTAGAAATTTTATTGTTCGAAAAGAAGCACCAACCTTACTAGGGGCATGTCTTCCACACGAAAAGCACGAAATTCCGGTCATGCTCATTCTTTTGCAGGCAATGGTAAAGGGATGGAAAACCGTGTTAATCGGAGCAACGCCCGCCCAAGGCTCTATTGAAAACACGGTTCAAAAGCTCCTTCCAGATCGTGTCGTCCTATCAGCAACCACCACGACCCCGTTCGAACAGGATCCTGATGCCCTGTTCAAATTAGACCAATTCGCAGGAACCTGCGAAAAAACTGATTTCTACCTAGGGGGACCTGGGGCAATAGAATATATGTCAAAAAGTAAAAGGAAGCTAGAGTTTATTCACCTTTCTCAATCTTTGAATCATATGTTAGAAATCAAATGA